A single Arcobacter sp. LA11 DNA region contains:
- a CDS encoding biotin-dependent carboxyltransferase family protein yields MSGFEVIKAGVFTLVQDRGRYNYAHLGVTSAGSLDEYAALWAHKLLDNDINDNLLEIAFSNVELKSIGDTTISITGAYCEFFINGVLKPVWQSYNIKAGDTINIGKFTSGTRVYFAVKNGFTIKKEFGSNSTSIKDSLGGLSGNKLVNNDFLPFVDTKAIVKKRVREDLLPKYESELTLRVVLSYQESSFIKEEKEKFFNSSFTVTSDFNRMACKLKGEQIKSSLDGIVSEGISFGVIQIPKDGQPIILLKDRQTIGGYPKIGSVLSIDCFKLAQAKIGTVVRFEELNIEDSQNKIKSFYSNFF; encoded by the coding sequence ATGAGTGGTTTTGAAGTTATAAAAGCAGGAGTTTTTACTTTAGTTCAAGATAGAGGAAGATATAACTACGCTCATTTAGGTGTTACTAGTGCTGGTTCTTTAGATGAATATGCAGCTTTATGGGCACATAAACTTTTAGATAATGATATAAACGATAATCTACTTGAAATAGCTTTTTCAAATGTTGAACTTAAGTCAATAGGAGATACTACTATTTCTATTACTGGTGCGTATTGTGAGTTTTTTATAAATGGAGTTTTAAAACCAGTTTGGCAAAGCTATAATATAAAAGCAGGTGATACTATTAATATAGGTAAGTTTACATCTGGAACTAGAGTATATTTTGCTGTTAAAAATGGTTTTACAATCAAAAAAGAGTTTGGAAGTAATTCAACTTCGATAAAAGATAGTCTTGGGGGATTATCTGGAAATAAGTTAGTTAATAATGACTTTTTACCTTTTGTAGATACAAAAGCTATTGTTAAAAAAAGAGTTAGAGAAGATTTATTACCAAAATATGAAAGTGAATTAACTTTAAGAGTAGTTCTATCTTATCAAGAAAGCAGTTTTATAAAAGAAGAAAAAGAGAAGTTTTTTAATTCAAGTTTTACAGTTACAAGTGATTTTAATAGAATGGCATGTAAATTAAAAGGTGAACAAATAAAATCTAGTTTAGATGGTATTGTCTCTGAAGGAATCTCTTTTGGTGTAATACAAATACCAAAAGATGGACAACCAATAATTTTGTTAAAAGATAGACAGACTATTGGTGGTTATCCTAAAATTGGTTCAGTTTTGTCAATAGATTGTTTTAAATTAGCACAGGCAAAAATAGGTACAGTTGTGAGATTTGAAGAATTAAATATAGAAGATAGTCAGAATAAAATAAAATCTTTTTATTCTAACTTTTTTTAA
- the pxpB gene encoding 5-oxoprolinase subunit PxpB, which produces MNIKIASADSLIIYFSDTISKEVSLKVKSAYKRLKEKNDKGLIEIIPSYTSLFISYDIFKFDFEGIKSFLEDELKNLKPYEENNSTLINIDVYYGKEVGLDLERVASFANISVEEVIQIHSSKIYEVYAIGFLPGFAYLASIDEKIIVPRLESPRKLTPKGSVSIADNQTAIYPQNSPGGWNILGRTTFELFDKKLEELSPVSIDSKIKFNPISKETFLDQGGVI; this is translated from the coding sequence ATGAATATAAAAATTGCTTCTGCTGACTCTTTAATTATCTATTTTAGTGATACAATTTCTAAAGAAGTTTCACTAAAAGTTAAAAGTGCTTATAAAAGATTAAAAGAAAAAAATGATAAAGGTTTAATTGAGATTATTCCTTCTTATACTTCTTTATTTATCTCTTATGATATTTTTAAATTTGATTTTGAAGGTATAAAAAGCTTTTTAGAAGATGAGTTAAAGAATCTAAAACCATATGAAGAAAATAATTCAACTCTTATAAATATTGATGTCTATTATGGAAAAGAAGTTGGACTAGATTTAGAAAGAGTTGCTTCTTTTGCAAATATAAGTGTAGAAGAAGTAATTCAAATACATAGTTCAAAAATATATGAAGTTTATGCAATAGGATTTTTACCTGGATTTGCTTATTTAGCTTCTATTGATGAAAAGATTATAGTTCCAAGATTAGAGAGTCCTAGAAAACTTACACCTAAAGGTTCTGTTTCAATTGCAGATAATCAAACTGCAATTTATCCTCAAAATTCACCAGGTGGATGGAATATATTAGGTAGAACAACTTTTGAACTTTTTGATAAAAAATTAGAAGAATTATCACCAGTTTCAATTGATTCTAAAATAAAATTTAATCCAATATCAAAAGAAACTTTTTTAGATCAAGGTGGAGTTATATGA
- a CDS encoding 5-oxoprolinase subunit PxpA has translation MQGDNMNIRLNCDMGESFGIWKMGKDEEIMPYISLANLACGFHASDSLTMNRSVELAKKYNVTIGAHPGYQDLVGFGRRSMLCSLEEIKSIVLYQLGALSAFCKLHNTTVAYVKPHGALYNDMMRDENIFKAILSAVASYDKNIRLMILSTPNYEAYEHTAMLYGISLLHEVFADRNYNDDGSLVSRMLPNAIVHEELEVMERIKNLQERGYLESINNKKLFLKADTVCVHGDGENALEFIKALQKVLS, from the coding sequence ATGCAAGGTGATAATATGAATATTAGACTAAACTGTGATATGGGTGAAAGTTTTGGTATTTGGAAAATGGGTAAAGATGAAGAGATTATGCCTTATATCTCTTTGGCAAATTTAGCATGTGGTTTTCATGCCTCAGATTCTCTTACTATGAATCGTTCTGTTGAACTTGCAAAAAAGTATAACGTGACAATTGGTGCACATCCAGGTTATCAAGATTTAGTAGGTTTTGGAAGAAGAAGTATGCTTTGTTCTTTAGAAGAGATAAAATCTATTGTTCTTTATCAACTAGGAGCACTTAGTGCTTTTTGTAAACTTCATAATACAACAGTAGCTTATGTGAAACCTCACGGTGCTTTATATAATGATATGATGAGAGATGAAAATATCTTTAAAGCAATACTAAGCGCAGTGGCTTCTTATGATAAAAATATTAGATTAATGATTTTATCAACACCAAATTATGAAGCTTATGAACATACTGCTATGTTATATGGTATTTCACTACTCCATGAAGTATTTGCAGATAGAAATTATAATGATGATGGTTCATTAGTTTCGAGAATGTTACCAAATGCAATTGTTCATGAGGAATTAGAAGTTATGGAAAGAATTAAAAACTTACAAGAAAGAGGTTATCTTGAAAGTATAAATAACAAAAAACTGTTTTTGAAAGCTGATACTGTTTGTGTTCATGGAGATGGAGAAAATGCTTTAGAGTTTATAAAAGCTTTACAAAAAGTTTTAAGTTAA
- a CDS encoding TRAP transporter large permease, which produces MISDPLILSVIIIVVMFAFLLSSIWIGVSLILTGILGMLLFDHNLPPVISVYDKIGDLLAGSLYDALNSWSLAALPMFILMGEILYKSSISTRLLNGLKPWLSYIPGGLLHVNVAACSLFAAVSGSSAATTATVGKITLDELKKRGYSKSIAMGSLAGAGTLGFLIPPSLIMIIYGVLADTSIGKLFIAGILPGLLLATLYSIYIMIAAKVDPSVEPEVKETFTFKQKIDSLKDLLPVFSLITLILGSIYGGLATPTEAAALGVMGATLLAIYFKSFSWEIFRTAVLNSVKTSTMISFIIAGAVFLSQVIGFLGIARAMSEFITGLGLSPLMLILLIGIMYIILGMILEAISIVVMTLPIVLPIVVLAGFDPLWFGVFLVFMVEMAQITPPVGFSLFVIQSISNEKIETILKATFPFFIMMIITVMAITFFPEIVHYLPNQMIK; this is translated from the coding sequence AGTAATGTTCGCATTTTTACTTTCATCTATTTGGATTGGAGTATCATTGATATTAACTGGTATATTGGGAATGCTCCTTTTTGACCATAATCTTCCACCTGTTATTTCTGTATATGACAAGATAGGAGATTTATTAGCAGGCTCTTTATATGATGCATTAAATTCTTGGTCACTTGCTGCTTTACCGATGTTTATACTTATGGGCGAAATTTTATATAAGTCTTCTATTTCCACAAGATTGTTAAATGGTTTAAAACCTTGGCTTAGTTATATTCCTGGTGGTTTACTTCATGTAAATGTTGCAGCATGTTCGCTTTTTGCTGCAGTTTCAGGTTCAAGTGCAGCTACTACTGCTACAGTTGGAAAAATTACACTTGATGAGCTTAAAAAAAGAGGTTATTCAAAATCAATTGCAATGGGTTCACTTGCTGGTGCTGGAACTTTAGGATTTTTAATTCCTCCTTCTCTTATTATGATTATTTATGGAGTATTAGCTGATACTTCTATTGGTAAGTTGTTTATTGCGGGAATTCTTCCTGGGCTTTTACTTGCAACTTTATATTCAATTTATATTATGATTGCTGCAAAAGTTGATCCAAGTGTTGAACCAGAAGTAAAAGAGACCTTTACTTTTAAACAAAAAATAGATTCTTTAAAAGATTTACTTCCAGTATTTTCTTTGATTACTTTGATCCTAGGTTCTATTTATGGAGGACTTGCTACTCCAACTGAAGCTGCGGCTTTAGGAGTTATGGGTGCAACATTATTAGCTATATACTTCAAAAGCTTTTCTTGGGAAATTTTTAGAACAGCAGTTTTAAATTCTGTTAAGACTTCAACAATGATTAGTTTTATTATTGCAGGTGCAGTTTTTCTTTCTCAAGTAATTGGATTTTTAGGAATTGCAAGAGCTATGAGTGAGTTTATTACAGGACTTGGATTATCTCCTTTAATGTTAATTTTACTTATTGGTATTATGTATATAATTTTAGGAATGATTCTTGAAGCAATTTCAATTGTAGTTATGACTCTTCCTATTGTTCTTCCAATTGTTGTATTAGCAGGATTTGATCCTTTATGGTTTGGTGTATTTTTAGTATTTATGGTTGAAATGGCACAAATTACGCCTCCTGTTGGCTTCTCCTTATTTGTTATACAAAGTATATCCAATGAGAAAATAGAGACTATTTTAAAGGCAACTTTTCCATTTTTTATAATGATGATTATAACAGTAATGGCAATTACATTCTTCCCTGAAATTGTACATTATTTACCAAATCAAATGATTAAATAA